One Tolypothrix bouteillei VB521301 DNA window includes the following coding sequences:
- a CDS encoding beta-ketoacyl synthase N-terminal-like domain-containing protein → MDNQETNDEMEVLASIAGRFPGAKNVDEFWQNLRDGVEFISSVGEQEEIQL, encoded by the coding sequence ATGGATAACCAGGAAACCAATGATGAAATGGAAGTGCTCGCCAGCATTGCTGGTCGTTTTCCAGGAGCCAAAAACGTTGATGAGTTTTGGCAGAATCTGCGCGACGGTGTTGAGTTCATTTCATCAGTCGGTGAACAAGAGGAGATACAGCTATGA
- a CDS encoding non-ribosomal peptide synthetase has translation MNLVEFLQELSAKNVELWVDGGKLRYRGPQDVLTPELLNDIKRFKEKIILLLQKGTETAQTISLRPMERNGHIPLSFAQQRMWFLQQLDVNTSFYNLPAAMRFVGTLDVTALEYSFNYIISRHETLRTNFIQVNGQPFQVIHPRLSLKLTVVDLRSESERESYCQQLAVEETQRPFDLATDPLVRASLFKLTETEHILLLVIHHIVSDGWSMGVLIREIAAAYQAVCSQKPIALPKLSVQYADFAIWQQQWLQREELAKQLAYWKEKLAGATALLELPTDRPRPAIQTYRGKTEKFALTKELRSALAVLSQQQGVTLFMMLLAAFQTLLYRYSNQTDICVGTPIGNRNGKEIEGLIGLFLNTLVLRSDLSANPSFSDLLSQVRQVALDAYAHQDLPFEQLVEQLQPERSLSYAPLFQVMFVLLVAPTSQLQLPGLTLSPFPIESLTAKFDLTLSLENTGTGLIGYLEYNTDLFDAATIARMVEHYQTLLEAVVANPHQKISELPLLTAKEKHQILVEWNDTQLDYPKQLCLHSLFEQQVEKTPDAVAVVFENEQLTYTQLNAKANQLAHHLLQLGVGPEVLVAICVERSIEMLVGLVAILKAGGAYVPLDPIYPPERLAYILEDSGAKVLLAQQAVAELLPETHGHVVYLDTDWPIHQSSSNPNTHVCADNLAYAIYTSGSTGRPKGVQIPHRAVVNFLNSMSAQPGIGSEDVLVAVTTITFDIAALELFLPLSRGAWVVLTRDLIADGGQSTAALGTSSATVMQGTPATWRALMQAGFLGNPQLKILCGGEALDRELAAQLLERADSLWNMYGPTETTIWSAVSQVQPDSGAVSIGRAIANTQFYILDVNLQPVPVGVAGELHIGGDGLARGYLSRPELTAEKFIPNPFSKKPGERLYKTGDLVRYLKDGNIEYIGRIDHQVKVRGFRIELAEIEALLSQHPTVQHTVVIAKDIAGDKRLVAYLVPQAQTTPALSELRSFLKQQLPEYMVPSYFMVLDAFPLTPNGKVDRKALPTPDQTRIEAQAYVAPRNEVERILSHVWQEVLNLERVGVNDNFFELGGHSLLVVQVHSKLNQKLLGNINKEISVVDLFKYPTISTLAQYLRQEQNGATPARQKINDRASKQIEALKRQPLMKQRKKNNG, from the coding sequence ATGAATTTAGTTGAGTTTTTACAAGAGCTTTCGGCAAAGAATGTAGAATTGTGGGTCGATGGTGGTAAACTGCGCTATCGAGGTCCTCAAGATGTATTAACCCCAGAATTATTAAACGATATTAAGCGTTTTAAGGAAAAAATTATACTGCTGCTGCAAAAGGGCACCGAAACTGCTCAAACCATTAGCCTGCGCCCTATGGAACGGAACGGGCATATACCGCTGTCCTTTGCCCAACAGCGTATGTGGTTTCTACAGCAGTTAGATGTGAATACTAGCTTTTACAACCTTCCTGCGGCTATGCGTTTTGTAGGGACCCTCGATGTCACTGCTCTAGAATACAGTTTCAATTACATCATCAGCCGTCACGAAACCCTACGTACTAACTTTATTCAGGTAAACGGGCAACCCTTTCAAGTCATCCACCCCAGACTTTCCTTGAAACTCACTGTTGTGGATTTGCGATCGGAAAGCGAACGAGAAAGCTATTGCCAGCAACTAGCCGTAGAAGAAACCCAACGCCCATTTGACTTGGCAACTGACCCATTGGTGCGGGCTAGTTTGTTCAAGCTGACAGAGACAGAACACATTTTGCTACTGGTTATCCATCACATAGTATCAGATGGTTGGTCAATGGGCGTACTTATCCGTGAGATAGCAGCAGCCTATCAAGCTGTATGCAGTCAAAAGCCAATTGCACTACCAAAGTTGTCGGTTCAATATGCTGATTTTGCTATATGGCAGCAGCAGTGGTTGCAGCGGGAGGAACTGGCAAAGCAGCTAGCATACTGGAAGGAAAAACTGGCGGGTGCGACTGCTTTATTGGAACTGCCCACCGACCGACCGCGACCTGCGATTCAAACTTACCGGGGGAAAACCGAGAAATTTGCGCTTACAAAAGAACTGAGATCGGCGTTAGCGGTACTGAGTCAGCAACAGGGTGTGACGCTGTTCATGATGTTACTGGCAGCGTTTCAAACTTTACTCTATCGCTACAGCAACCAGACTGATATCTGCGTTGGCACACCCATTGGCAACCGCAATGGTAAAGAAATCGAGGGGTTAATTGGGTTATTCCTCAACACTTTAGTGCTGCGGAGCGATTTGTCTGCTAACCCAAGTTTTAGCGATTTACTGTCACAAGTGCGTCAAGTTGCACTTGACGCCTACGCCCATCAAGACCTGCCCTTTGAGCAGTTGGTGGAACAATTGCAGCCAGAGCGTTCTTTAAGTTATGCACCACTTTTCCAAGTGATGTTTGTGCTTCTCGTTGCGCCAACGTCACAGTTGCAACTTCCAGGCTTAACGCTGTCTCCGTTTCCCATCGAAAGCTTGACAGCCAAGTTTGATTTGACTTTATCACTAGAGAACACAGGCACTGGATTGATTGGTTATCTGGAATACAATACTGACCTGTTTGACGCAGCTACCATTGCGCGGATGGTAGAGCACTATCAAACTCTACTTGAGGCGGTGGTTGCTAATCCCCATCAGAAGATATCAGAACTCCCACTGCTTACTGCCAAAGAAAAACACCAGATACTGGTGGAGTGGAACGATACTCAACTAGACTACCCCAAACAATTGTGTTTGCACTCTTTGTTTGAGCAACAAGTTGAAAAAACACCAGACGCTGTAGCCGTGGTGTTTGAAAATGAACAACTCACCTACACTCAGTTAAACGCCAAAGCTAACCAACTCGCACATCACCTACTCCAGTTGGGTGTCGGACCGGAAGTGTTGGTCGCCATTTGTGTCGAACGCTCAATCGAGATGTTAGTAGGACTGGTGGCAATTCTTAAAGCCGGTGGGGCCTATGTCCCCCTCGACCCCATTTACCCACCAGAGCGATTGGCGTACATCCTGGAAGACTCGGGTGCCAAAGTACTGCTCGCTCAGCAGGCGGTAGCAGAGCTTCTGCCAGAGACACACGGGCATGTTGTCTACTTAGACACAGATTGGCCAATTCACCAAAGTTCATCCAACCCCAACACTCATGTTTGCGCCGATAATTTAGCGTATGCCATCTACACCAGTGGCTCCACCGGACGACCTAAAGGAGTGCAAATTCCCCACAGGGCGGTAGTGAACTTTTTAAACTCAATGTCGGCTCAACCGGGGATAGGGTCAGAAGATGTACTGGTAGCGGTGACGACCATTACCTTTGATATTGCAGCGTTGGAGTTGTTCCTACCATTGAGTAGGGGCGCATGGGTCGTCCTCACCCGCGATTTGATTGCCGATGGCGGTCAAAGCACTGCGGCTTTGGGAACATCCAGCGCTACAGTTATGCAAGGCACTCCAGCCACTTGGCGAGCCCTCATGCAAGCAGGCTTCCTTGGCAATCCTCAATTGAAAATCCTTTGTGGTGGTGAAGCTCTCGATCGCGAACTCGCAGCACAATTGCTCGAGCGTGCCGATAGCTTGTGGAATATGTACGGTCCAACGGAGACCACCATTTGGTCAGCCGTTTCTCAGGTGCAGCCCGATTCTGGCGCGGTGTCCATCGGCAGAGCGATCGCCAACACCCAATTCTACATCCTCGATGTCAATTTACAACCAGTACCAGTGGGTGTGGCTGGGGAATTGCACATTGGCGGTGATGGCTTGGCGCGGGGCTATCTCAGCCGCCCTGAATTGACAGCCGAAAAGTTCATTCCCAACCCCTTTAGCAAAAAGCCCGGTGAAAGGCTCTACAAAACTGGAGATTTAGTTCGCTACCTAAAAGATGGTAATATTGAGTATATCGGACGTATTGACCATCAGGTGAAAGTGCGCGGTTTCCGCATTGAATTAGCCGAAATTGAAGCACTCCTGAGCCAGCACCCAACTGTACAACATACCGTTGTCATAGCTAAAGACATTGCAGGGGACAAGCGCTTGGTTGCTTACTTAGTACCCCAGGCTCAGACAACACCAGCCCTTAGTGAGTTGCGCTCCTTCCTCAAACAGCAACTGCCCGAGTACATGGTGCCGTCTTATTTTATGGTGCTCGATGCCTTTCCGCTCACACCCAATGGCAAAGTTGACCGTAAAGCCCTGCCTACCCCCGACCAAACCCGAATAGAGGCCCAAGCATACGTTGCACCGCGAAACGAGGTGGAGCGAATTCTCAGCCATGTCTGGCAAGAGGTGCTGAATCTCGAAAGAGTCGGTGTAAACGACAACTTCTTTGAACTCGGCGGTCATTCACTTCTGGTCGTTCAAGTCCATAGCAAACTCAATCAAAAGTTACTTGGAAACATTAACAAAGAAATCTCAGTAGTTGACTTATTTAAATATCCAACTATAAGTACCTTGGCGCAATATCTCCGACAGGAGCAAAATGGGGCAACACCTGCAAGGCAGAAAATCAATGACCGCGCCAGCAAGCAAATAGAAGCTCTGAAACGACAACCACTGATGAAACAAAGGAAGAAGAACAATGGATAA